One window from the genome of Propionispora hippei DSM 15287 encodes:
- a CDS encoding 4Fe-4S dicluster domain-containing protein: MSKGVLTDLTKCIGCGSCVVACKMWNKLEYDTKQPAVGSAAKLNDKNWTIVSTCETQNSKGEPVWRFVKRQCMHCLEPACVSACFSRALQKNPDGSIVYYPDLCVGCRYCMLACPFDVPKYEWQKAAPEITKCQMCSSRLENGEAPACVSVCPTGVMQLDDRDKLVARAEQQIKDNDQYVKKIYGKDEVGGTSWLYISDISFEELGFKVVGMTALPTYTQRFLKHTPFIAVGWGILLAALSFYTRRRNELAKEKQQNRQMEDEHHES; encoded by the coding sequence ATGTCGAAAGGCGTGTTAACCGATCTTACCAAGTGCATCGGCTGTGGCAGCTGTGTGGTGGCTTGTAAGATGTGGAATAAACTGGAATATGATACAAAGCAGCCGGCCGTAGGGTCTGCAGCGAAATTAAACGATAAGAACTGGACAATTGTCAGCACCTGTGAGACGCAAAACAGTAAAGGAGAACCTGTCTGGCGGTTTGTCAAGCGTCAGTGTATGCACTGCCTGGAGCCGGCCTGTGTTTCGGCTTGTTTTTCCCGGGCATTGCAAAAAAATCCCGACGGCTCCATCGTTTATTATCCCGATTTATGTGTGGGCTGTCGTTACTGTATGCTCGCCTGTCCTTTTGATGTGCCGAAATATGAGTGGCAGAAGGCGGCGCCGGAAATTACAAAATGTCAGATGTGCTCTTCACGGCTGGAAAACGGGGAAGCCCCTGCCTGTGTATCGGTGTGCCCAACCGGAGTTATGCAGCTGGATGACCGTGATAAGCTGGTGGCCCGCGCGGAGCAGCAGATCAAAGATAATGATCAATATGTAAAAAAAATCTATGGCAAAGACGAGGTAGGCGGCACATCCTGGCTGTATATCTCAGATATTTCTTTTGAAGAACTGGGCTTTAAGGTCGTAGGCATGACGGCGCTCCCCACCTATACGCAACGTTTCCTGAAGCATACGCCGTTTATTGCCGTTGGATGGGGCATTTTGCTGGCGGCATTATCTTTTTACACCAGACGACGCAATGAGTTGGCCAAAGAGAAACAGCAA
- a CDS encoding [FeFe] hydrogenase, group A has product MKQKKVSRRGFFKLLGTAGVVGVGATVSGCSNESAGGKGWMPSQYNVPANWPVQVKGRIPIDSNNVSIERDDAKCILCGQCLEVCRNVMSVYGYYELPVKKEVVCINCGQCTLWCPTGAITERQDTAKVLAALDNPAVHVLVQTAPATRVSLGEEFGLPPGSIVQGKQVAALKALGFDAVLDTCFGADLTIMEEASELLERVKQPEHSLPQFTSCCPGWVKFVEYYYPDLMPHLSSCKSPQQMFGAVAKTYYAAKKQISPENIVSVAVMPCTAKKFECQRPEMNAAGVEAKLPAVRDVDIVITTRELAQLLKKRGIDMNGLASAEYDSILGETSGAGIIFGVTGGVMEAAVRTAYHLSTAQDPPDSLLTWNPVRGLQGVKEATADIPGLGTVRVAVCHGLKNARELLAAVREKKAPWQFIEFMACPGGCIGGGGQPRTSLPPTDEVRKARIANLYKLDTALPAKRSSYQNQEIRQVYQEWLKEPLSEEAEALLHTRFVDRSNQLTAKR; this is encoded by the coding sequence ATGAAACAGAAAAAAGTATCACGAAGAGGATTTTTTAAACTTCTTGGTACCGCAGGGGTCGTGGGGGTTGGTGCAACGGTTAGCGGCTGCAGCAATGAATCGGCCGGAGGCAAAGGCTGGATGCCAAGTCAGTATAATGTTCCTGCCAACTGGCCCGTTCAGGTTAAAGGACGGATTCCGATAGATAGCAATAATGTATCCATTGAGCGGGATGATGCGAAATGTATTCTGTGCGGACAGTGTCTGGAAGTATGCCGCAATGTGATGAGTGTATATGGCTATTATGAGCTGCCGGTGAAAAAAGAAGTTGTGTGTATAAATTGCGGTCAATGTACGTTGTGGTGTCCCACCGGTGCCATTACCGAGCGGCAGGATACGGCGAAAGTGTTAGCGGCGCTTGATAATCCAGCAGTTCATGTGCTTGTGCAAACAGCGCCGGCTACCCGTGTATCTTTGGGGGAAGAATTCGGCTTGCCGCCGGGCAGCATTGTCCAGGGCAAGCAGGTGGCGGCGCTTAAAGCGCTTGGTTTTGATGCTGTGCTGGACACCTGTTTCGGTGCCGATCTAACCATTATGGAAGAGGCCTCGGAACTATTAGAGCGGGTGAAGCAACCGGAACACAGTCTGCCGCAATTTACCTCCTGCTGCCCCGGCTGGGTGAAGTTTGTTGAATATTACTATCCTGATCTTATGCCTCATTTATCAAGCTGTAAATCACCGCAGCAGATGTTTGGGGCGGTGGCTAAAACGTATTACGCGGCCAAGAAGCAAATCAGTCCGGAGAACATTGTATCGGTGGCGGTCATGCCCTGTACGGCAAAAAAGTTTGAGTGCCAGCGGCCGGAAATGAATGCGGCCGGCGTCGAGGCTAAACTGCCAGCGGTGCGTGATGTGGACATTGTTATCACTACACGGGAGCTAGCCCAATTGTTGAAAAAACGGGGCATTGACATGAACGGACTGGCCAGTGCCGAGTATGACTCTATTTTAGGGGAAACCAGCGGCGCCGGTATTATCTTTGGCGTTACCGGTGGGGTGATGGAGGCGGCGGTGCGGACTGCGTATCATTTGAGCACTGCTCAGGATCCGCCTGACAGTCTGTTGACCTGGAATCCTGTGCGCGGCCTTCAAGGCGTGAAAGAGGCGACTGCCGATATTCCCGGTCTTGGTACTGTTCGGGTAGCTGTCTGCCATGGCCTGAAAAATGCCAGGGAATTGCTGGCAGCAGTACGGGAGAAGAAGGCTCCCTGGCAGTTTATTGAGTTTATGGCCTGTCCCGGCGGCTGTATTGGCGGTGGTGGTCAACCCAGGACATCATTGCCGCCGACCGATGAAGTGCGCAAAGCCAGGATTGCCAACTTGTACAAATTGGATACGGCTTTGCCGGCCAAACGCAGTAGTTATCAGAACCAGGAAATCCGTCAGGTATATCAGGAGTGGCTGAAAGAGCCGTTGAGTGAAGAGGCGGAAGCATTGCTGCATACCCGGTTTGTTGACCGCAGCAATCAATTGACGGCAAAACGATAG